In Candidatus Deferrimicrobiaceae bacterium, a single window of DNA contains:
- a CDS encoding Trm112 family protein, translating to MDEELLEILACPKCKGSLQLTPEESELRCEACRLSYRIDDGIPVLLIEEASSYE from the coding sequence ATGGACGAGGAACTGCTCGAGATCCTGGCTTGCCCGAAGTGCAAAGGGAGCTTGCAGCTGACCCCGGAGGAGTCGGAGTTGCGCTGCGAGGCGTGCCGCCTGAGCTACCGCATCGACGACGGGATTCCCGTTCTCCTCATCGAGGAAGCTTCCTCGTATGAATGA
- the gmk gene encoding guanylate kinase: protein MEKGDVFVISAPSGSGKTTICRMLAQRVENIQLSVSYTTRPRKEGEVDGKDYYFVKPEIFDKMVISREFLESASVYGNRYGTSREAVRTIVSRGWDAVLEIDVQGGRKVKQELPEAVLVGIFPPDWESLEKRLIGRGRDTSEEMKARLRAAADEARHLLLYDYLVVNDDLGAAVTRVEWIVRAARLRRDRALVRMSKIVNRTGEGEPWRE from the coding sequence ATGGAGAAAGGGGATGTCTTCGTCATTTCGGCTCCGTCGGGTTCGGGGAAGACCACCATCTGCCGGATGCTCGCCCAACGGGTGGAGAACATTCAACTTTCGGTATCCTACACCACACGCCCCCGGAAGGAGGGGGAGGTGGACGGCAAAGACTATTATTTCGTTAAACCGGAAATATTTGATAAAATGGTAATTTCGCGGGAGTTTCTGGAATCCGCCTCCGTGTACGGAAACCGGTACGGCACGTCCCGGGAGGCGGTTCGAACGATCGTCTCCCGCGGATGGGACGCCGTTCTGGAGATCGACGTCCAGGGCGGGCGGAAGGTGAAACAGGAACTTCCCGAGGCGGTTCTGGTCGGCATCTTTCCCCCCGACTGGGAGTCCCTCGAAAAGAGACTGATCGGAAGAGGAAGGGACACTTCCGAGGAGATGAAAGCTCGTCTTCGGGCCGCGGCGGACGAGGCGCGGCATCTCCTCTTGTACGATTACCTCGTGGTGAACGACGACCTCGGGGCGGCGGTGACCAGGGTGGAATGGATCGTGCGGGCGGCCCGCCTCCGGCGGGACAGGGCGCTCGTTCGGATGTCGAAAATCGTGAACCGGACCGGAGAAGGGGAGCCATGGCGCGAGTAA
- the rfaE1 gene encoding D-glycero-beta-D-manno-heptose-7-phosphate kinase — MNDDGFIERAFAYIERFRTCRLLVVGDIMLDEYIWGNVGRISPEAPVPVVAVTRDTRALGGAANVALNIACLGAGVQVAGFVGADPAGREIVRMLRKRGIGVSGVVADPDRPTTVKTRVIAHQQQVVRVDREKKEPPDGKARGMLASRVLEALGEADGVVLSDYRKGALSRELVEEVIATARKKGIFVAVDPKQADFTYYRGCTLITPNKAEAEAALGGRELSGDREVWEGGKALLRKTGAGAILITRGEEGMSLVERGRRSFFHIPSQGRQVFDVTGAGDTVIGTLAAGLGAGAPLRDAALLANAAAGVVVGEVGTAPITVEKLTRALRLQRKEREIALEERGQSPRSGKRTATPR, encoded by the coding sequence ATGAATGACGACGGATTCATCGAGCGGGCGTTCGCCTACATCGAACGGTTCCGCACCTGCCGGCTCCTGGTGGTCGGGGACATCATGCTGGACGAATACATCTGGGGGAATGTGGGGAGAATCTCCCCGGAGGCCCCCGTACCGGTGGTCGCCGTCACGCGGGACACGAGAGCCCTCGGGGGGGCGGCCAACGTGGCGCTGAACATCGCCTGCCTCGGCGCGGGGGTGCAGGTCGCCGGCTTCGTGGGAGCGGACCCGGCGGGCCGGGAGATCGTCCGCATGCTGCGGAAACGGGGGATCGGCGTGTCGGGCGTCGTCGCCGACCCGGATCGTCCGACGACGGTGAAGACGCGCGTGATCGCCCACCAGCAGCAGGTGGTCCGCGTCGACAGGGAGAAAAAGGAGCCCCCGGACGGGAAAGCGCGCGGAATGCTCGCGAGCCGTGTCCTTGAGGCGCTGGGCGAAGCGGACGGAGTGGTCCTGTCCGACTACCGCAAGGGCGCGCTTTCCCGCGAGCTCGTGGAGGAGGTGATCGCCACGGCGAGGAAGAAAGGAATTTTCGTGGCGGTGGATCCGAAGCAGGCCGATTTCACCTACTACCGCGGGTGCACCCTGATCACCCCCAACAAGGCCGAGGCCGAGGCGGCGCTGGGGGGCCGGGAACTTTCGGGGGACCGGGAGGTGTGGGAGGGGGGAAAGGCGCTATTGCGGAAGACCGGGGCGGGCGCGATTCTCATCACCCGGGGGGAGGAGGGGATGAGCCTCGTGGAGCGCGGTCGCCGGTCCTTTTTCCACATCCCGTCGCAGGGACGCCAGGTGTTCGACGTGACCGGCGCCGGCGACACCGTGATCGGCACCCTTGCCGCCGGGTTGGGGGCGGGAGCGCCCCTGCGGGACGCCGCCCTCCTCGCGAACGCGGCCGCGGGGGTCGTCGTGGGCGAGGTGGGAACCGCGCCGATTACCGTGGAGAAACTGACCCGGGCCCTGCGCCTGCAGCGAAAGGAGAGGGAGATCGCCCTCGAGGAAAGGGGCCAGTCGCCGCGGAGCGGGAAAAGGACTGCAACCCCCCGATGA
- the rpoZ gene encoding DNA-directed RNA polymerase subunit omega — protein sequence MARVTVEDCLRQVESHFELTVVAAKRAKQLLGGQGASIDTSQRRDKPTVVALREIAQGTVRVKR from the coding sequence ATGGCGCGAGTAACGGTAGAGGATTGTCTGCGGCAAGTGGAAAGCCATTTCGAACTGACCGTGGTGGCGGCCAAGAGGGCCAAGCAGCTCCTGGGCGGGCAAGGAGCGTCGATCGACACGTCCCAGCGAAGGGACAAGCCCACCGTGGTGGCGCTCCGGGAGATCGCCCAGGGGACGGTGCGGGTCAAGCGATAA
- a CDS encoding DUF3108 domain-containing protein has translation MSGLHAPREIIVRRIALFAAAAILLLATGCSRAAHEPRPEEKPPAAASGTSKAEEARAEEGTVSSLPKAEQPAASEEVPSPAADAPKDAGKEIPAESPPPSAEAVSGTEPPPAVSRPEEGKAGKEPVSDVGETAATVPTTAANGKANGKGNSAGASHPAPAPAVPRADAEPGRMVIASLSEEMAFPKDGPPWARKKEELVYKVEFLGITMGYARFTFLGKVLLSGKEAYHLRVRAWTSDILSLIYPIDDTIDYYLDVQTITPLRQEFANSRKEDDVAIYDQEKGTIVYRYKKDGTIRKKVDAVPNVYDPVSAAYYFRTRDLAAEEKGRPMYAGRKLWEISARPVGFERIQTDRGEVDTIIIQPVIRREGKVEDKGDLRMWMSRDESHLPVRLYAKFRKIRMWTLVGELMPDPQGG, from the coding sequence GTGAGCGGATTGCATGCCCCGAGGGAGATAATCGTTCGGCGCATCGCCCTTTTCGCCGCCGCCGCGATTCTTCTCCTTGCGACCGGCTGCTCCCGGGCGGCTCATGAACCCCGGCCGGAGGAGAAGCCCCCGGCCGCGGCATCCGGGACTTCGAAAGCGGAAGAGGCGCGTGCGGAGGAGGGTACCGTTTCCTCCCTGCCGAAGGCGGAACAACCGGCAGCGTCGGAGGAAGTTCCGTCTCCGGCGGCAGACGCGCCGAAAGATGCGGGAAAAGAGATCCCGGCGGAATCTCCCCCGCCTTCCGCGGAGGCGGTTTCCGGGACGGAGCCCCCGCCGGCGGTTTCACGGCCGGAGGAGGGGAAGGCCGGGAAAGAGCCGGTTTCCGATGTGGGAGAAACCGCGGCGACTGTTCCGACGACCGCCGCCAACGGGAAAGCGAACGGGAAGGGAAATTCCGCGGGTGCATCGCATCCCGCGCCGGCTCCCGCCGTTCCCCGGGCGGATGCGGAACCGGGCAGGATGGTGATCGCCAGCCTCTCGGAGGAGATGGCGTTTCCCAAGGACGGCCCGCCCTGGGCGAGAAAGAAAGAGGAACTCGTCTACAAGGTGGAGTTTTTGGGAATCACGATGGGGTACGCCCGGTTCACCTTCCTGGGGAAGGTGCTCCTGTCCGGAAAGGAGGCGTATCACCTCCGGGTGCGCGCGTGGACCTCGGACATCCTCTCGCTGATCTACCCGATCGACGACACGATCGATTACTACCTGGACGTGCAGACGATCACGCCCCTTCGCCAGGAGTTCGCGAACAGCCGGAAAGAGGACGACGTGGCCATCTACGACCAGGAAAAAGGGACGATCGTCTACCGGTACAAGAAGGACGGGACGATACGAAAGAAGGTCGACGCGGTCCCCAACGTGTACGACCCCGTCTCGGCGGCGTATTATTTCCGCACCCGGGATCTTGCGGCCGAGGAGAAGGGGAGGCCGATGTACGCCGGGCGGAAATTATGGGAGATATCGGCCCGGCCGGTGGGATTCGAACGGATCCAAACGGACCGGGGGGAGGTGGACACGATCATCATCCAGCCCGTGATCCGGAGGGAAGGCAAGGTCGAGGACAAGGGGGACCTGCGGATGTGGATGTCCCGGGACGAGAGCCATCTCCCGGTCCGGTTGTACGCGAAGTTCAGGAAAATACGGATGTGGACGCTGGTGGGGGAGTTGATGCCCGACCCGCAGGGGGGATAG
- a CDS encoding YicC/YloC family endoribonuclease, whose amino-acid sequence MSMTGFGRGDHNGEDVSVIAEARSVNHRFLDIHVRCPVKFLSWEMRIRSLVRGVLRRGKVDVFLSVRDWGKGGTAVRVNHGLLSSFLAEASRLREEYALTMDLSFRDLIGVPDLFVFAPEGDDPAEKHWALAEGAVRHALAMLVGSRQEEGERLRSAIGQSVRSLRDLTEEIVSLAGENRELARSRFRERIEALSGEAGVDPVRVQQEAAILIDRLDISEECERLRSHLAGMEGMLRNKGDAVGKRFDFLVQEAFREMNTASSKSAHAGISERVVAAKTELEKIREQIQNVE is encoded by the coding sequence ATGAGCATGACGGGGTTCGGAAGGGGAGACCATAACGGCGAGGACGTTTCGGTGATCGCGGAGGCAAGGTCCGTCAACCACCGGTTCCTGGACATTCACGTGCGGTGCCCCGTGAAATTCCTCTCCTGGGAGATGCGCATCCGCTCGTTGGTGCGGGGAGTGCTCCGGCGGGGGAAGGTGGATGTGTTCCTGAGCGTCCGGGATTGGGGGAAGGGGGGTACCGCGGTCCGTGTGAATCACGGTCTTCTGTCCTCCTTTCTCGCGGAGGCGAGCCGGCTGCGCGAGGAGTACGCGCTTACGATGGACCTCTCGTTCCGGGACCTGATCGGGGTCCCCGACCTCTTCGTGTTCGCTCCCGAGGGGGACGATCCCGCGGAGAAGCATTGGGCGCTCGCGGAGGGGGCGGTGCGTCATGCCCTCGCCATGCTCGTCGGGTCGAGACAGGAGGAGGGAGAGCGGCTGCGTTCCGCCATCGGGCAGTCGGTCCGGAGCCTTCGGGACCTAACGGAAGAGATCGTCTCTCTTGCCGGAGAGAACCGGGAACTTGCCAGGTCGCGGTTCCGGGAGCGGATCGAGGCCCTGTCGGGGGAGGCGGGGGTCGATCCCGTTCGCGTCCAGCAGGAGGCGGCGATCCTGATCGACCGGTTGGACATCTCCGAGGAGTGCGAACGCCTGCGCTCGCATCTCGCGGGGATGGAGGGGATGCTGAGGAACAAAGGCGATGCGGTGGGGAAGCGGTTTGATTTCCTCGTGCAGGAAGCGTTCCGGGAAATGAACACGGCCTCGTCCAAATCGGCGCATGCGGGGATATCGGAACGGGTGGTCGCCGCGAAGACGGAGCTGGAAAAGATCCGGGAACAGATCCAGAACGTGGAGTGA
- a CDS encoding DUF4416 family protein produces the protein MSLRTVPSPARLLFSVMYREERDFERSLRRITERMGAVGRVSDPFPFDRTDYYEREMGSPLFRRFLLSVDAVSRDELAAAKLAAEAIEREFSVHGRRTVNIDPGLLAEENLVLATGKNYSHRVYLRDGVFADLTLVFEKGEYRALPWTYPDYASTEIRSFLTGLRRELRETEKPSGRGDS, from the coding sequence ATGAGCCTGCGGACGGTCCCTTCGCCCGCACGGTTGCTGTTCTCCGTGATGTACCGGGAGGAGAGGGACTTCGAACGGTCCCTCCGCAGGATCACCGAGCGGATGGGGGCCGTCGGGCGCGTCAGCGACCCGTTCCCCTTCGACAGGACCGACTATTACGAGAGGGAAATGGGATCGCCGCTGTTTCGCCGCTTCCTTCTCTCCGTCGATGCCGTGTCCCGGGACGAGCTGGCGGCGGCGAAGCTTGCGGCCGAGGCGATCGAGAGGGAATTCTCGGTCCACGGGAGGCGGACCGTCAACATCGACCCGGGTCTGCTGGCGGAAGAGAACCTCGTCCTCGCCACGGGAAAGAACTATAGCCACCGGGTCTACCTGCGCGACGGGGTGTTCGCCGACCTCACCCTCGTGTTCGAAAAGGGAGAGTACCGGGCGCTTCCGTGGACGTACCCCGATTACGCGTCGACCGAGATCCGATCGTTCCTCACGGGGTTGCGCAGGGAGCTCCGGGAAACGGAAAAACCGTCCGGGAGAGGAGATTCGTAG